Part of the Methylomonas sp. AM2-LC genome, TTATGGTAGCCCCTTTAAGCTTAAGTAGCGCTGTTGCGTTTGCGGAAGAAGCGGCTAGCACGCCAGTCTCAAACTCAGCCGAGATTATTTCTCATATTGAAAAAGCCTTGGTTGAAATTAGCAAAAGCGATTTTTCTGCTGCCCAAGTGCAATTGAAAGCGGCTCGTTCGGCTTCTGATAAGATCGCCGGCAATTCTGATGACGCAAAAAAAGCCCATGCCATTCTGATACAAGGACAAATACTTGCAAAGAAAGGCGATGTCGCTAAATCTACCGAAGAATTAAATAAGGCTATAGAGCTGTATAAAGCGCTCTAAATTAGCCAAATAGCTGGGTTGGCGTTTCCAATGGCGTCAACCCGGTTTTCTGATTTCTGTGAACCGAAATATCGCCCAGGTTTTGCACAGGATTTTGCCGGCGGCTACGCCATAATTGGCTGTTAGGAATTGTATCCTATCCTTTCTGTATCCAATTCCGTTGATTACCGCACAGGAAAAACATTTAATTCAACAAGGGGCTCTCATTAGACCAGTTGCGATAAAAGAGTTTGCGCAGGCACTTTGATGGGCGTGTTTGTTGAAAAACAATCCACTGGGACATATGGCATGTTCAGGCAAACTTGAAACGCATGTTCGGCGCCGGTTTTATCTTGAAACCAAGCCAGGTTTGCATTAAGTGCAGCACTCTCCGAAGATTTCACTTCGACTAAAAACCAGGGATGACCATTTTTAGTGATTAAAAAATCCACTTCTTTCTGATCCTTGGTCCGAAGGTAATAGAGCCCAAAGTCACCCATTCCCAAATCATTCCACAAATGTACCGCTTTGAGTAAATGGTTGGCAATAAAGTTTTCGGCTCGCATGCCACTGTCGTTTATCAAAGACCAGTCCCATAAATAGGTTTTCGGTTCTTTGCGTAACGAGCTGGCAATATTAGCGCTCCAGGGTCTGATTCGAAAACAAAAATAAAAACTTTCCAAGGTATCTAACCATCGACGTATGGTATCTACCGACACACGAATTTGGGTTGCCAGCGTAGCATAACGTGTCACTTGTCCAGCTTGGGCGCTGAGCAATCGACTGAGAACTTCTAATTGCGCCAATTCCTGTACGTTTGAGCCATCCCGGATATCTTCCTGGATGAGCTGTCTTGAGCGCAAATTGTGCCAACGCAAGCTAAACCGAGGATTGGCTTTGATGAAGGGCTCCGGAAATCCGCCAAACTGATACAGCTGATCAAAGCTGCCCGCTGCGATTGGTTGTGGCGACTGTATCAATTGTTCGCAGTCAATCGGTTGATTGCATATCTCGCGAACAGTCAAGGGATGCATGCACAAATGGAAGTAGCGTCCCATCAAGCTATCGCCACCTTTTTTAAAAATATCTAATCGCGCGCTACCCGTCACCAGGATATGCACTTGCTGTTCGTAACGGTCGTAAAAACCTTTTAAAAAATCTTTCCAGTGTCGATATTTATGCAGCTCATCAAAAACAATCAAAGGTTTTTCTGCACGTAATTGATCCAGGCCCAACGCAGAAACCAGGGCATTAGTGCCCGCCAAAATCAGTTGGCGATGATCAACATCATCCCAATTCAGATAATGGCCGTTGTGGTCTTTGCATAGCTGTCTGGCTAAGGTTGTTTTACCGACTTGCCTTGGGCCGGATACAAACAGCATTTGCCTATTCTGAAATAGCTCGGTTGATATTTGTTTGCTGTATAGACGTTGCATTCCAAAATAAGATTTAT contains:
- a CDS encoding ATP-binding protein; translated protein: MLFVSGPRQVGKTTLARQLCKDHNGHYLNWDDVDHRQLILAGTNALVSALGLDQLRAEKPLIVFDELHKYRHWKDFLKGFYDRYEQQVHILVTGSARLDIFKKGGDSLMGRYFHLCMHPLTVREICNQPIDCEQLIQSPQPIAAGSFDQLYQFGGFPEPFIKANPRFSLRWHNLRSRQLIQEDIRDGSNVQELAQLEVLSRLLSAQAGQVTRYATLATQIRVSVDTIRRWLDTLESFYFCFRIRPWSANIASSLRKEPKTYLWDWSLINDSGMRAENFIANHLLKAVHLWNDLGMGDFGLYYLRTKDQKEVDFLITKNGHPWFLVEVKSSESAALNANLAWFQDKTGAEHAFQVCLNMPYVPVDCFSTNTPIKVPAQTLLSQLV